The Rosa rugosa chromosome 1, drRosRugo1.1, whole genome shotgun sequence genomic sequence GAAATTCTGAGGCTACAAATTGAGAAACAAGAGAAAGAAGCTGGAAATGCTCTTGATAAGACTAAGAAGAAGGTATGTCTATGCATTCCTACTGCTTTCTTTAAATCTGGCCAAGTTAGTCGAGTTATTTTTCGACACGACATTGCTAAAATGATTAAAGAACTCAATGATAGATTAGCAACAATTGCTAATATGagacaaaattttcaatttcagtACACAAAAAGTGGTACTGAACATATTGAGCGACAAAAGACTACTTCTTTTGTCGATCAAACATTTGGTCGGGTAGATGAAAAAGAATTATTGGTGGGTAAGTTGTTGAGTAAGAGTAATCCTGAAGGGCAGAGCCCCATTGTCATCCCTATTGTAGGGATGGGTGGAATCGGTAAAACAACTCTTTCTCAACTGGCATATAATGATAAAAGAGTCCAGGAAAATTTCAAAGATAGAATATGGGTTTGTGTCTCAGACCCATTTGATGAGCTCAACATAGCCAAAACCATCCTTGCACGCCTCGGTGGAAATGTCAATTCCATTTCGAGTGACCTAGACGCTTTCTTCGAATGTCTGCAGAAGTCTATTGAGGGGAAAAAGTTTCTCCTCGTCTTAGATGATGTGTGGAACCAAGACTATATGAAGTGGGCAAACTTGAAGCTACATTTACAGAAAGGTGCTGTAGGTAGTAAAATAATTGTCACTACACGAAAAGAAGAAGTAGCTAGGATGATGGGAGCACCTGATAACACTATCAATTTGAAGGTGTTGAGTGATGAAAATTGTTGGTCATTGTTCGCTGGAATTGCCTTTGCCAATAGTAACCAAGATGAGTGTCGAAATTTAGAACCTATTGGTAGGGAAATTGTAAAGAAGTGCAAAGGTTTGCCTCTTCTTGCAAAGGTTTTAGGGGGTCTAATGCGCTCCAAGAAAACCAAGAAAGAATGGCAAGATGTTTTGAGTAGTAAGATATGGGAGTTAGACATAGTGGAGAAACAAGTTTTCCAACCACTATTACTAAGTTATTATGATTTAACTCCAATGATCAAGCGTTGTCTCTTATATTGTGTTACTTTCCCAAAGGACCATATAATTGACAAAGAAGTTTTGATTGAGTTGTGGATGTCACAAGGTCTTGTTGGTTCAGTTgggaacaaagaaaaaacaatgATAGACATTGGAGAATCATATTTCGATAATTTGGCAATGCGATCTTTCTTTCAGAATTTTgaggaagatgaatttggagataTTAATCGGTGCCAAATGCATGATATTGTGCACGACTTTCTCCAATATTTAACCAAGAATGAATGTTTAATCGTAGAGTTCAAAGGTGGGGAGGAGAGAGTAGAATTGCCCAATAAGCTTGGTCATTTGACCATAATGTTTGCACCCGAAGGACCTTTTCCCCTTTCTTTTGACCATTGTCAACGTCTGCGGACCATTACAACATTTAATTGTAAAATTACAAGTCTCAGCCGAGAGTTGATTTTACAATTAAAATGCGTGAGGACGTTGAATTTGAGTCGCAACGATATCGAAGAAGTTCCGGACGAGGTTGGCGGGTTGGTGCGCTTGAGGTATTTGGATTTATCCTATAATGAGAAGCTGAAGAAATTACCTGATAGTTTGTGTAATTTAGTCAATTTGCAAACCTTGCGACTTGATGAGTGCCCTGGTCTTGAAAAGTTACCCGAGGCCATGGGAAAGTTGACCAGCTTGCAGCATCTTCATGCTAAACGTTCTACAGATCTGAAGTTGCCCAAATCAATTGCGAGGTTGAAAAGTCTACGGACGCTAGATCCGTGGGTTTTAATTGAAGGTGAAGGAGGATTGAGGTTAAGTGATTTGAGAGACATGGACGAGCTTCAGGGGACGCTTTTGATCGGATTGGTGGGCAAATTGAAAGATAGTGCTGCGAGTGATGCGGAGGAAGCCAAATTGGTGAACAAGAAACACCTCCTTCATTTGACACTAGGGTTCGCCTGCGAGAGCGAGAGTGCCATCCAGGAAGCAGTATTGAATGCCTTACTGCCAAATTCAAATCTTGTATCCTTGAAGATCTTAGGTTACGGTGGCAGCACCCTGTCCTACCCCAATTGGACCTCTTTAATTAACTTGAAAAGCCTGACATTCTCTTATGGCAATGTTTGTAAGTATGTGCCTCTTTCGGTTTTGGGCTACTTGGGGTCCCTTGAGACACTCAGATTTAAAGATATGAGGAAAGTGAAAAAGGTTGGATTTGAGTACTCACTTGATCATCAAGTTATATTGTTCCCCAATCTGAAACAACTCCAGTTCGAGGGAATGTGGGAGTGGGAAGAATGGGATCATCATGATGAGAATGATGCTACTTCATCGTCACCAACTTGTTTCATGCCACGCCTTTCTACTTTATCCATCTGGAATTGCCATAAGCTGAAGACACTGCCAGACTTCCTTCGGAGGAGGAAGACGCCGCTGCTTCAGAATTTGATCATCGGCTACAGTTGTGACATTCTCTCCCAAAGTTGCAAAGACAGGCAAGGCCCGGAGTGGTCCAAGATTTCTCACATCCCAAACATccaaattgatgaagaaactGTACAAGAAGATGGAGTTTGGATCGAACAAGAGGATTGATCAACAACGTCATCCATCCAATTCCTTGGTACGTAATTAGTTCACCAccaatcattttcttttttctgttttcaatttGATATCCTCTGCATCTTGATTGAGTCTCTTTTGACTGTCCAAAGATGAAGTTTACAACTCAATATGTGGATCTGAAGACGCTTACTGACTCGTCTGACATGTCTCATCTTTGCTGCACTTGACTCGTAGTCTCTGCCTCTCTAGCTACTTTCAAATTAATGCAAGTATTTATTtcttttccatcttctcattACCACTCAATAGATTGATATGATCTTTAATTCATGCTCTCACTCAATCTATATCTCTTTAGTATCAGTTTCTACTCTTTACTAATTAGGAAGGCGCCTTTAAAATTTAGCCTCAGAACTCATTGTGCATTGGGTAAGGCCAACGATCAAACAAATTGCATAAATTCAAGATGTAACCAATAAACTGTATATCAAGGCCAGGGCTAAACTTGATAGCTGAGTAAGTTATCATCACTTGATAGCTGTGTATCAAGTCACCATATGACATTTAGTTACATGGATTGAATTTGCAAAAAAGGCTAATCTTCTTATTGGAGTCTATTATGAATGACGCaaatttgctaatcttcttaTATCAGCAGCTGAAGATTTTTGCTGCATTGAAACAGTGGAACAGCAGAAATGATCCAAAAGTCTCATTTGATTTCATGTTCAAGATTTTCATGTCATGCTCACCTCTGCACATTGAAGACTCTGTTTAATGTCTGGGGGAATTTCATTTTATCACCCCCCAGGATATCATCATTCCTCTTCTTTCTTAAGCCCCAGCTCCTGAAAAGGtaaatttgtttgtttgaaCATGTCAATTTGTAGTGGAACTGAATCTTTTTTATGTTGGATTTGATATCTGGTTTTCGTATCTCAGCAGCTCAAGATCTCCATGGAATATTGGAAAGGTG encodes the following:
- the LOC133725091 gene encoding putative disease resistance protein RGA3, which translates into the protein MAEALISVLLEQLASITIQLVQQQVKLVVDVKKEVANLTHYFQAIEAVLKDAEERQVKEASVKLWLDDLKDVSNEMEDVLDDWNTEILRLQIEKQEKEAGNALDKTKKKVCLCIPTAFFKSGQVSRVIFRHDIAKMIKELNDRLATIANMRQNFQFQYTKSGTEHIERQKTTSFVDQTFGRVDEKELLVGKLLSKSNPEGQSPIVIPIVGMGGIGKTTLSQLAYNDKRVQENFKDRIWVCVSDPFDELNIAKTILARLGGNVNSISSDLDAFFECLQKSIEGKKFLLVLDDVWNQDYMKWANLKLHLQKGAVGSKIIVTTRKEEVARMMGAPDNTINLKVLSDENCWSLFAGIAFANSNQDECRNLEPIGREIVKKCKGLPLLAKVLGGLMRSKKTKKEWQDVLSSKIWELDIVEKQVFQPLLLSYYDLTPMIKRCLLYCVTFPKDHIIDKEVLIELWMSQGLVGSVGNKEKTMIDIGESYFDNLAMRSFFQNFEEDEFGDINRCQMHDIVHDFLQYLTKNECLIVEFKGGEERVELPNKLGHLTIMFAPEGPFPLSFDHCQRLRTITTFNCKITSLSRELILQLKCVRTLNLSRNDIEEVPDEVGGLVRLRYLDLSYNEKLKKLPDSLCNLVNLQTLRLDECPGLEKLPEAMGKLTSLQHLHAKRSTDLKLPKSIARLKSLRTLDPWVLIEGEGGLRLSDLRDMDELQGTLLIGLVGKLKDSAASDAEEAKLVNKKHLLHLTLGFACESESAIQEAVLNALLPNSNLVSLKILGYGGSTLSYPNWTSLINLKSLTFSYGNVCKYVPLSVLGYLGSLETLRFKDMRKVKKVGFEYSLDHQVILFPNLKQLQFEGMWEWEEWDHHDENDATSSSPTCFMPRLSTLSIWNCHKLKTLPDFLRRRKTPLLQNLIIGYSCDILSQSCKDRQGPEWSKISHIPNIQIDEETVQEDGVWIEQED